TTACTGGGCTCTGGTTACTGGGTTCTGGTTTATTTGCTTTCGGTAGGCAGGTTGGTAATTCTTTCTGACATTATTCACTACCATCACCCAGTACCCAGTGCCCAGTACCCAGTAACTAACTTATTATTTTTACAGTTATTGTTTCATTTTAAAGATACTAAGACATAAATGCCGCGCTACAGATCTGCTTATTGTACTAATCAGTACTTAACTACCTTTCTCTTTCGCACCTGGTTCTTTGTTTCAAGCGTCATTATGTATGAACCGGCACTGATGCTTTCACAGTTTATTTCCGTTTCATACAACCCTTCCTGCATCTTGCCGGAATTTTTGATATACACAGTCTTTCCTGCAGCATCTGTTAACCGGATATGTACATCTGTTGGCTGGAATATATAATACTGTAATAATATATTGCCTGTGAAAGGGTTGGGATAGATGCCGAATAACACGATGTCGTTATATTTGGCAAAAAAATCATCAATTGCTACAGATGAATTTACTGCGATGATCACCATTGCCGTATCACAAACAGATGGGGCAGCGCTGTCACAAATAGCGTAGATGATGGTATCGGTTCCGGTGAAACCTGGATTTGGCGTGTATTCTATGCTATCGCCATTCAGCACATTTGCGATACCGTTGGCCGGACCTGAAACAATAGAAGTCATCAGGGCGGCACAATTGAGGTAGTTATCGTTGTTCTGTACGTCTATTACAACGGTGGTTCCTGTATCGGTAGAAACAACATCATCATTTGCTTCGGGGATATACTGTTTATTTGGCGTAGTGGGAGCCTGGGGTTGAAGGGGAGAGAGTTGCTGTGAGGCAGTGGTGGTTCCGTTCAAAAACCTTTCCTGGTCATTGACATACCAGGATTCAGCATAGTTATCTTCAAATAATAAACTATCAACGGTAGTTACGAAATACCAGTCGGCTTGTGTGCGTGTTTTGTTAATATCAACAATGAGGTATCCCTTTTCCTCCAGGTTGACATATTTCATATGAGGATTGAGTAATTTAATTAAAGATGCGCCCCCAGGTAAAGTAATGGGAAGTGCAGCAGAGGTAACGCTTGTTGTTACAAACTCAACACCAACTGACCCTGAGTTAGGAGGGTCATAATTGCCAAACGGCAGATCGTTTGCCCAGGAAGTATGAATATCACCTGTCAAAACTACTATATTATTGATGTTTTTGTTCATAATATCATTAAACAATTTATCTCTTTCCACAGGATAACCATCCCATTGATCGGTGTTAACCGGGGTATAGGTAGGCCAGCCAAGAGTTAAAGGAGCTACCATCACCTGCTGCCCAACGATCTTCCATTGCGCGGTGGAGCTGTCAAGTTTGTTGATAAGCCAGTTGTATTGCTGGGGGCCTAATAATGTCCTTGTGGTATCATTTAGGCTGGAAGAAGTTGCTCCTACCTGTTCAACACGTGCTTCTAACCGCGTGTCAAGCATGATAAGGTCTGCCAAATCACCGAAGGTGAATTTCCTGTATATGCGCTGGTAGGTATTAGGATCCGGCAGCCGGATGGGCAGCCACTCGTGATGTGCCTGCACGCCTGCTGCTTTGCGGTCTTCCCAGCTTCCTTCTGTAGTGGTATCGTGGTTCTCTGCCCCTCCTGTCCATGAATTGTTTGCTGTTTCGTGATCATCCCAGATCACGATGAAGGGGTATTGCTGGTGTAATGCCCTTAGCTGGGGGTCAAGATGGTATTGTGAGTAGCGGATCCTGTAATCGTTTAAAACTATGATCTCACTATCTGGTTCATGTACCCTGCCGGTAACAGTGTCAAGTGAGTATCCCCCTCCGGCAGCATACTCGTAAATATAATCGCCTAAGTGCAGAATGGCATCTATATCATTTCGGTTAACAATTCTTTCGTACGCATTGTAATAGCCATGCTCAAAGTGAGCACATGATACCACTGCAAAGCGAATGCTGTCAACGTCTCCCAACGGTGTAGTCTTTGTTCTGCCTATCAATGAGTTTTTACCAAGGGCCCTAAATTCATAGTAATAGTATGTGTTTGGCTGTAAACCGTCAACATCCACTTTCACGGTATAATCAACAGAATCGCTGGTATATGTGATGCCAGCGTTGACAATTTGCGTAAAATTGGTATCAACAGCCATTCTCCAGCACACCTTGATAATACTGTCTGTGGAAATGGTATCCGGGGTAACCCTTGTCCAGATGATCACTTTGTCAGTAAGGGGGTCGCCTGATGCTACACCGTGATAGAAAGGTGCATAGTTAGGGTCAAGGTCAATGCGTTTGGCAGTGTTCAGATAATCCTGGGCTTTTAATATCACTCCGTTAGCTAAGATTAATATTATTAGAATAAATAAATAGATCTTTTTCATGGTTTTGCTTCTATTTTTTCAAGGATTTTAATTTGTCTTTCAGAACTTTCGTTGATCCTTTCCAGGCTTTTGATTTGTCTTTCAGAACTTTCGTTGATACTCTCATTGATTCTTTCAAGAATTTTTGCTTGTCTTTCACCGCTCTTTTGTATCTCTACAAAGCTTTTTTCTTGCCTTTCACCACTTTTTTGTATTTGCAACAGTATTCCACTTTGGTTTTTTAGTAATTCACTATGATTTTTCAATTCCTTGCTGTTTTGTTTTCTAACGTCCCTGATAAACCATGCAATAGTAACGATTCCAGCTACTAATGTCATAAAGGTTGCTACTAATGTTATGAAGGTAATTATTGGTTCCATGGTAAAAAGATTTTTGTTTAATTTAAGTCAAAGTTACCAATTTCTAATCGAAGTTCCAAACTGCTTACCCCGCCCTTTTGATTATTAATGTAATGAGTTTTTTAATCGTTTTTTTAAATGACCTATTACACTACCATGATGCTTTAGCTTATGTTCGCGGTCTAATGCGTCATTTTTAT
The Cytophagales bacterium DNA segment above includes these coding regions:
- a CDS encoding T9SS type A sorting domain-containing protein — translated: MKKIYLFILIILILANGVILKAQDYLNTAKRIDLDPNYAPFYHGVASGDPLTDKVIIWTRVTPDTISTDSIIKVCWRMAVDTNFTQIVNAGITYTSDSVDYTVKVDVDGLQPNTYYYYEFRALGKNSLIGRTKTTPLGDVDSIRFAVVSCAHFEHGYYNAYERIVNRNDIDAILHLGDYIYEYAAGGGYSLDTVTGRVHEPDSEIIVLNDYRIRYSQYHLDPQLRALHQQYPFIVIWDDHETANNSWTGGAENHDTTTEGSWEDRKAAGVQAHHEWLPIRLPDPNTYQRIYRKFTFGDLADLIMLDTRLEARVEQVGATSSSLNDTTRTLLGPQQYNWLINKLDSSTAQWKIVGQQVMVAPLTLGWPTYTPVNTDQWDGYPVERDKLFNDIMNKNINNIVVLTGDIHTSWANDLPFGNYDPPNSGSVGVEFVTTSVTSAALPITLPGGASLIKLLNPHMKYVNLEEKGYLIVDINKTRTQADWYFVTTVDSLLFEDNYAESWYVNDQERFLNGTTTASQQLSPLQPQAPTTPNKQYIPEANDDVVSTDTGTTVVIDVQNNDNYLNCAALMTSIVSGPANGIANVLNGDSIEYTPNPGFTGTDTIIYAICDSAAPSVCDTAMVIIAVNSSVAIDDFFAKYNDIVLFGIYPNPFTGNILLQYYIFQPTDVHIRLTDAAGKTVYIKNSGKMQEGLYETEINCESISAGSYIMTLETKNQVRKRKVVKY